Proteins from one Impatiens glandulifera chromosome 2, dImpGla2.1, whole genome shotgun sequence genomic window:
- the LOC124927061 gene encoding uncharacterized protein LOC124927061 has product MPEGFCSNIADCIDLNEKKIRGLKSHDYHIILEYLLPLATRGLIPEDVYDAVVNLSKFFRLLCYKSLNKCDLDQLQLDIVITLCKLEKIFPPSFFDIMVHLPVHLAFETYLGGPVHYRWMYPIEQYMGTLKNYLRNNFFSEGSISESYLVNESISLCARYLEDQDPPRTSVRDSTLSVFICLEELSKGISYTYEPGDRERAHSYILKNFSEAESIYNEFKREYDNHFIPIDERDRCYIAYFKTKIFQLGENISEDLEILGSGPTCRAKRFVSCRVNGYKFNIERHDEGLTTQNSGFTVLGNNDTETLSYYGVLTNIIQIEYFSGRRVILFKCKWFDVHSGDRRIKIDKHGFISVNVNRTLENQNHKPFILASQAKQVFYVPYMASRPGWKIVTTINSHYSNV; this is encoded by the exons atgccAGAAGGATTCTGTTCTAACATTGCGGACTGTATTGACTTGAATGAAAAGAAGATTCGGGGTTTAAAGAGTCACgattatcatattatattagaaTATCTTCTTCCTCTAGCGACACGTGGCTTAATTCCAGAAGATGTCTATGATGCAGTTGTGAATCTATCGAAGTTTTTCCGGTTATTATGTTATAAGTCGTTGAATAAATGTGACTTGGACCAACTTCAACTTGATATTGTTATAACGTTATGCAAGCTCGAAAAAATATTTCCGCCATCTTTTTTCGACATAATGGTTCATTTGCCCGTACATCTGGCGTTCGAAACTTATCTTGGAGGACCCGTACACTATCGATGGATGTACCCTATTGAGCAGTACATGGGTACATTGAAGAATTAtcttagaaataattttttttcagaGGGTTCAATCAGTGAAAGCTATCTGGTGAATGAAAGTATTAGCTTATGTGCGAGATATTTGGAAGATCAAGATCCTCCGCGTACTTCAGTGCGAGATTCAACACTATCTGTATTTATATGTTTGGAAGAGTTATCAAAGGGAATTAGTTACACGTACGAACCGGGTGATCGAGAGAGGGCTCATTCATACATATTAAAGAACTTTTCGGAGGCAGAATCTATTTACAA TGAGTTCAAACGAGAATATGATAATCATTTCATACCAATTGATGAGCGTGATAGATGTTACATAGCCTATTTCAAGACAAAA ATTTTTCAGCTTGGGGAAAATATTTCTGAGGATCTAGAAATATTAGGAAGTGGTCCTACTTGCCGTGCGAAGAGATTCGTGTCGTGTCGAGTTAATGGATACAAATTCAACATTGAGAGACACGATGAAGGCTTAACCACTCAAAACAGTGGTTTTACAGTATTGGGTAATAATGATACTGAAACATTGTCCTACTATGGAGTGTTGACAAACATTATACAAATCGAATACTTTAgtggaagacgagtgattctttttaaatgcaaatggtttgatgtcCATTCGGGAGATCGGAGAATAAAAATAGACAAACACGGGTTTATAAGTGTTAATGTGAACCGCACTTTGGAAAATCAGAATCATAAACCGTTTATTTTAGCAAGTCAAGCGAAACAAGTGTTTTACGTTCCATATATGGCATCAAGGCCGGGTTGGAAAATTGTGACGACAATAAATTCACATTATTCGAACGTCTAA